In the Plasmodium chabaudi chabaudi strain AS genome assembly, chromosome: 13 genome, one interval contains:
- a CDS encoding exosome complex component RRP42, putative — MSSLKYIEEGINSNIRVDGRTLLTYRTIEINKNILVSADGSSSVMNEENNVICGIKLSLLPPDQNSIDEGFVNLQIDCPASVASNRIKKEHLEIMTSIIYDLCIKNNIDKKKLCVLPSKFVWGIDINVMVLNGGGGLLDIISIAIYVALNDMNIPVVKAPKKIDELNMFHNTKSKEYELEIVENEKLPFPCDNIPICISIGEINNKYIYDMSKIEEELVENVFVVAVTSSGKCVAFHKLYGISMEISSILNMSENSVQISQNLFKKINEAIEKIQANTIHV, encoded by the coding sequence ATGAGctctttaaaatatatagaagaAGGAATAAACTCCAACATTAGAGTAGATGGAAGAACTTTATTAACATACAGAACAatcgaaataaataaaaatattttagtaTCAGCAGATGGGAGTAGTAGTGTTAtgaatgaagaaaataatgtaatttGTGGAATAAAGCTTTCATTATTACCTCCTGATCAAAATTCAATCGATGAAGGTTTTGTTAATTTACAAATTGATTGTCCAGCTTCTGTAGCTTCAAAtcgaataaaaaaagaacacTTAGAAATTATGACATCCATTATTTATgatttatgcataaaaaataatattgataaaaaaaaattgtgtgTTTTACCTTCAAAATTTGTTTGGGGTATTGATATAAATGTTATGGTTTTAAATGGTGGAGGAGGATTATTAGATATTATCAGCATAGCTATATATGTAGCTTTAAATGATATGAATATTCCTGTTGTTAAAGCaccaaaaaaaatcgatgaattaaatatgttCCATAATACAAAAAGTAAAGAATATGAACTTGAAATtgttgaaaatgaaaaattaccTTTTCCATGTGATAATATTCCTATATGTATTTCAATTggagaaataaataataaatatatttatgatatGTCAAAAATCGAGGAAGAACTTGTTGAAAATGTTTTCGTTGTTGCAGTTACATCAAGTGGGAAATGTGTAGcttttcataaattatatggtATATCAATGGAAATATCttctatattaaatatgtcaGAAAATTCTGTACAAATTTCACAAAAtcttttcaaaaaaattaatgaagCAATTGAGAAAATACAAGCCAATACCATTCATGtctaa
- a CDS encoding secreted ookinete protein, putative, with product MMLTLFPTMNIKNKLFIICICFFILRNAYAERLNDAENKFSIKIKNGNKINNTGTKKSFYVNKKTNNNSNSKENSTNALKLNEETINKFNKRKNGDNDTTERKQLIRNNNLSRQKRGRTNTSFIIKSTDDAQINSKQETNSNQSNFRNKVQPNDDVKNALKLDDTESNGSKKLYDNNDDIDNSENSEYSSESTSDDLLDMDDLYSYADEDLINDDITEDESIDDLFEDSMTLYDNLDKMDDKNIDSSLNKGAKKVDIDVVNAHENGAYLKESKQNSVTKNVDDKTMSSKNVDDKTISSKNVDDKTISSKNADAEKKTTSDEKRDNRIISKPNKTIKKDTPESKVNPLNKLNGGNTHDSKDKKGDVSKSSGNKTIEKSNTNHKNKIGELHNKGTDKIAKQSNASNIANKENSNKASTTESDKNGVSDIDDSNKTDKIGNDETKSIGEIININIAFNPETANENKKLLEKTEKKKHTGIRSMSRNGKMPRKNNKSAKPGTKPGTKSGTKSGTKHNKASVNSFDSKDKTDKHAQKNGKDDKKGKHTASFSPDETENDGSKNKNDISISIEVPKEMGNIQIPSSIVKHTKKGNTMDIESFININAQNDNGNDNIEESNEVEDDDTDDEENENDETKGSTNGPFISNTMEVESLNTENKLAIEKEKEDKNLEQYSHENNAEDVENGEHPLITKKKNIIKNSRKVYNLKLYNCSYIDDWDLNNEYIDEEGKLVKLSGYVFQNNVNSDSMPTTNITDWKLKGSCDHDKYICGALKYMNNIYNKGERVIFDGKIYEATSDAYGNPKELANVWIDKTSDCYNF from the coding sequence atgaTGCTCACATTATTTCCTacaatgaatataaaaaataaattatttataatttgtatatgtttctttatattGCGAAATGCATATGCAGAAAGGTTAAATGATGCAGAgaataaattttctataaaaataaaaaatgggaataaaataaataatacgggaacaaaaaaatccttttatgtaaataaaaaaacaaataataattccaATTCAAAGGAAAACTCAACTAATGCATTGAAACTAAATGAGGAAactataaacaaatttaataaaagaaagaaTGGAGACAATGATACTACAGAAAGAAAACAACTAATTCGTaacaataatttatcaCGTCAAAAAAGGGGCCGAACAAATACCAgctttattataaaaagtaCCGACGATGCCCAAATAAATTCTAAACAGGAAACAAATTCGAATCAAAGTAATTTTCGTAATAAGGTACAACCTAATGATGATGTAAAAAACGCATTAAAACTTGACGATACAGAAAGTAATGgtagtaaaaaattatacgataataatgatgatatagATAATAGTGAAAATTCGGAGTATTCAAGTGAAAGCACATCAGACGATTTGCTAGATATGGATGATTTGTACAGCTATGCCGATGAagatttaataaatgatgaCATTACAGAGGATGAAAGTATTGATGATTTGTTTGAAGACAGTATGACATTATATGATAATCTTGATAAAAtggatgataaaaatattgattcTTCTCTAAATAAAGGTGCTAAAAAAGTAGATATCGATGTTGTTAATGCACATGAAAATGGTGCTTACTTAAAAGAAAGTAAACAAAATAGTGTTACTAAAAATGTTGATGATAAAACGATGAGTTCTAAAAATGTTGATGACAAAACGATTAGTTCTAAAAATGTTGATGATAAAACGATTAGTTCTAAAAATGCTGATGCtgagaaaaaaacaacttCAGATGAAAAGCGTGATAATCGGATAATTTCTAAGccaaataaaacaataaaaaaagatactCCAGAAAGCAAAGTGAATCCtcttaataaattaaacgGTGGCAATACGCATGATAGTAAAGATAAAAAGGGGGACGTATCTAAATCTAGTggtaataaaacaatagaaaaaagtaatactaatcataaaaataaaattggcGAATTACATAATAAGGGAACTGATAAAATAGCCAAACAAAGTAATGCCAGTAATATtgcaaataaagaaaattccAATAAAGCAAGCACAACAGAAAGTGATAAAAATGGCGTATCTGACATCGATGACTCAAATAAAACTGATAAAATTGGAAATGATGAAACAAAATCAATAGGAGAAATCATAAACATAAACATTGCATTTAATCCGGAGACtgcaaatgaaaataaaaagttgtTAGAAAAAAcggagaaaaaaaaacatactGGCATCCGAAGTATGAGTAGAAACGGAAAGATGCcacgaaaaaataataaaagtgcTAAACCCGGTACTAAACCAGGCACTAAATCTGGTACTAAATCAGGCACTAAACACAATAAGGCGAGTGTAAACTCATTTGATAGCAAAGATAAAACAGATAAGCATgcacaaaaaaatgggaAGGACGATAAAAAGGGAAAGCATACGGCTAGCTTTTCACCAGATGAAACAGAAAATGATGGTAGCAAAAATAAGAATGATATATCGATCTCTATTGAGGTTCCAAAAGAAATGGGTAATATACAAATCCCCAGTAGCATTGTGAAACACAccaaaaaaggaaatactATGGATATCGAaagttttataaatataaatgctCAAAATGACAATggaaatgataatattgaaGAGAGTAATGAAGTAGAAGATGATGATACAGATGacgaagaaaatgaaaatgatgagaCAAAGGGTAGTACGAATGGTCCGTTCATTTCAAACACTATGGAAGTAGAGAGTCTAAAtacagaaaataaattagcaattgaaaaagaaaaagaagataaaaatttggAACAATATAGCcatgaaaataatgcaGAAGATGTAGAAAATGGTGAACATCCtttaattacaaaaaaaaaaaatataataaaaaattcgcgtaaagtatataatttaaaattatataattgttcCTATATAGATGATTGggatttaaataatgaatatattgatGAAGAAGGAAAATTAGTTAAATTAAGTGGATAtgtttttcaaaataatgtaaattcAGACTCTATGCCTACTACAAATATAACAGATTGGAAATTAAAAGGGTCTTGTGAccatgataaatatatatgtggtgctttaaaatatatgaataatatatataataaaggaGAGAGAGTTATATTTGATGGGAAGATATATGAAGCGACTAGCGATGCATATGGTAATCCTAAAGAATTGGCAAATGTATGGATCGACAAAACAAGTGATTGTTACAATTTTTGA
- a CDS encoding mitochondrial ribosomal protein L49 precursor, putative: MNIFKFIYMPKFYFSIYNEYLNAYRKKINKIPFSIRRTASDNLPVFLKYKNNKNIVVTVIRKIKGNKEILKKEIEAICNIDVIEKPDCFMIRGNHKKKIKDYFKYIGY, from the exons atgaacattttcaagtttatttatatgccaAAATTCTATTTTAGTatttataatgaatatCTAAATGCATACAGaaagaaaattaataaaatccCTTTCTCCATAAGAAGAACAG CATCTGACAATCTTCcagtttttttaaagtacaaaaataataaaaacattgtCGTTACAGttataagaaaaattaaaggaAACAAGGAG attttaaaaaaggaaattgAAGCAATTTGCAACATCGATGTTATTGAAAAGCCGGATTGTTTTATGATAAGAGGAAATCACAAAAAGAAGATAAAAGAC tattttaaatatattggcTATTAA
- a CDS encoding mitotic-spindle organizing protein 1, putative, with product MGDKEAKKEAIEIIYEIANILNVNLDKETIVILIQLCEYGVSPKILSHIIIQLKKEREKFLQNVSNNMENLKQGNV from the coding sequence atgggAGATAAAGAGGCAAAAAAGGAAGCGAttgaaattatttatgaaattGCAAATATTCTAAATGTAAATTTAGATAAAGAAACTattgttatattaatacaGTTGTGTGAATATGGTGTCAGTCCTAAAATACTCTCACATATAATTATCCaattgaaaaaagaaagagaaaagtttttacaaaatgtaAGTAATAATATGGAAAATTTGAAACAAGGAAATGTCTAA
- a CDS encoding ABC transporter B family member 5, putative — translation MGNCLCKLRDPDLFIINFLNTIYKNAYKHVCSNTYISVLGNGVSSFFSDLMKKCSLIKIWGKNNMNSNKSDSNKNDNYIFRALYEMTSYEKTLLSISLIFLGINAITNLSYPKIMGECVEGENLKFCRSNIIVKLLQKLNILEKFKLNSNKSISAMLYFLPYFICGGIASYFRIYFTNKCIKKIEYRLKKQVHNKIINENDEKFKKYKSNDYLVNCLFNEIQFSSKELITSITQMLRYTNSIIGGIMSMCLISSYLTKFCIFIVPTYGFCILIILKKLKNIKIEINNFEEKQMERFSDSLQKKNIITIFGNEYYENKHFSKIINLTEKEHQKYINSESMFYSFLNIGTNLVICTILSFGKIELNNNRITHGQLVSFIAYSSMLGLGIVGILKLKKDINLLKLSMKKIYEILDFTPETSDGTVSTTKQLTDKPMDWGNDKNSDTSLASANLSNIAQLESSVQNDDKHEENNIICEKIEGSIKFENVNFTYNKFDKDQKIILKNINFEIKKNEKVAIIGKSGSGKSTIWKLLTRQYEYEGNIYIDNYNIKNFDKTYLKKSILSITEQECCILNRSLYENIVYALLPTKVSDASGAKDLLLDSIGESGQLGNVNITDKLTTIVNEISGIQNYDHMLLEKYGNKINTINSTIDILCKELNLDDFINSMPQNILTIVNNNSMSSGQKQRISIIRSLMKNSSIYIFDEITSFLDESNLDKVYNLIHTLIPDKTIIHITHSLKHLKEMDKIIIIDQGTISAIGTYQEINKHPLFLEIFSL, via the coding sequence ATGGGGAATTGCCTTTGTAAATTAAGAGATCcagatttatttattataaattttttaaatactatttacaaaaatgcatataaacaTGTTTGTAGTAACACCTATATCAGTGTGTTAGGGAATGGGGTAAgtagttttttttcagaCCTTATGAAGAAATGCAGTTTGATAAAGATATGgggaaaaaacaatatgaaTAGTAATAAATCAGATTCaaacaaaaatgataacTATATATTTCGAGCTTTATATGAAATGACTAGCTATGAAAAAACACTGTTATCAATAtctttgatatttttaggGATCAATGCAATTACAAATTTAAGCTATCCTAAAATTATGGGAGAATGTGTAGAAGGTGaaaatttgaaattttGTCGATCCAATATTATTGTAAAATTgttacaaaaattaaatatattagaaaagtttaaattaaattcaaataaaagtataagtgccatgttatattttttaccatACTTTATATGTGGTGGAATAGCATCCTATTTtcgtatttattttacaaacaaatgcattaaaaaaatagaatatcgattaaaaaaacaagttcataataaaataattaatgaGAATGATGagaaatttaaaaaatataaatctaACGATTATTTAGTAAACTGTCTATTTAATGAAATTCAATTTTCTTCAAAAGAACTTATAACATCCATTACACAAATGTTACGATATACTAATTCTATTATTGGTGGTATTATGTCTATGTGTTTAATTTCTTcatatttaacaaaattttgtatattcatTGTTCCAACATATggattttgtatattaattatattaaagaaattaaaaaatataaaaatagaaataaataatttcgaagaaaaacaaatggAACGATTTTCAGATtctttacaaaaaaaaaatattataacaatatttggaaatgaatattatgaaaataaacatttttcaaaaattattaatttaaccGAAAAAGAacatcaaaaatatattaactcTGAATCTATGttttattcctttttaaatattggAACGAATTTAGTAATATGTACAATTTTAAGTTTTGGAAAAATCGAACTTAATAATAATCGAATAACTCATGGACAACTAGTTTCTTTTATTGCTTACAGTAGTATGCTTGGTTTAGGTATTGTCGGCATTTTAAAACTTAAGAAagatattaatttattaaaattaagtatgaaaaaaatttacgAGATTTTGGACTTTACCCCAGAAACAAGTGATGGCACTGTTAGTACTACCAAGCAACTAACAGACAAGCCAATGGATTGGGGAAACGACAAAAATAGTGACACATCCTTAGCTAGTGCAAACTTAAGTAATATTGCACAATTAGAAAGTTCAGTCCAAAATGATGACAAGCATGAAGAGAATAACATTATTTGTGAAAAAATTGAAGGAAgcataaaatttgaaaatgtaaattttaCATACAACAAATTTGATAAagatcaaaaaataatattaaaaaatataaattttgaaataaaaaaaaatgaaaaagtaGCTATAATAGGAAAAAGTGGATCAGGAAAATCAACCATATGGAAATTATTAACTAGACAATATGAATATGAAggtaatatttatatagataattataatattaaaaattttgataaaacatatttaaaaaaaagtattttaTCAATAACGGAACAAGAATGTTGTATACTCAACAGGTCTTTATACgaaaatattgtttatgCACTATTGCCAACAAAAGTATCAGATGCCAGTGGCGCAAAAGATTTATTACTAGACAGTATTGGAGAGAGTGGGCAATTAGGCAATGTAAATATCACAGACAAGCTTACCACCATTGTAAATGAAATAAGCGGCATACAAAATTACGATCACATGCTACtagaaaaatatggaaataaaataaatacaatcaATTCTACAATAGATATACTATGTAAAGAGTTAAATTTAGATGACTTTATAAATTCAATGccacaaaatatattaactaTTGTTAACAATAATTCAATGTCTTCAGGGCAAAAACAAAGAATATCCATCATACGAtcattaatgaaaaatagttctatatatatatttgatgaaATTACTTCATTTTTAGATGAATCAAATTTAGATAAAGTATATAATCTTATTCATACATTAATACCAGATAAAactattatacatattacaCATTCGttaaaacatttaaaagaaatggataaaattattattattgatCAAGGTACTATATCAGCTATAGGCACTTATCAAGAAATTAATAAGCATCCATTGTTCttggaaatattttctCTATAG
- a CDS encoding cytochrome c oxidase subunit ApiCOX14, putative, protein MNIARIFPFQANILAKAKIGKSLNIGNNGMAMSTLANVQDRKLIYVNKPVHGGMIYWKCRDMINTIKKKTKRCTRYLELNHDFGRAALVGVPKTSYDPKNNIIYIQMDNEEWAGIGSKVMLSISMNILFYLHISFWIYFIYYRMLVNNKLNVFSKWKDAE, encoded by the exons aTGAACATAGCTAGAATATTTCCCTTTCAAGCAAATATTTTAGCTAAAGCCAAAATTGGCAAATCACTGAATATAGGAAATAATGGGATGGCAATGAGCACATTAGCTAATGTACAGGACagaaaattaatatatgttaataaaCCTGTACATGGGGGTATGATATATTGGAAATGTCGAGATATGATaaatacaattaaaaagaaaacaaaaaggtGTACAAGATATTTAGAGTTAAATCATGATTTTGGAAGAGCAGCATTAGTCGGAGTTCCAAAAACAAGCTATGacccaaaaaataatattatttacattcAAATGGACAACGAAGAGTGGGCAg GTATCGGAAGTAAGGTTATGCTAAGCATATCTATGaacattttgttttatttgcatatatcCTTTTGGAtctatttcatatattatagaaTGCTAGTaaataacaaattaaatGTATTTAGTAAATGGAAAGACGCCGAATAA
- a CDS encoding nucleolar complex protein 2, putative — MTEVAVADIPCEEVEKVGDEKKNDVENDDVEVKKNKNNKLNKKRKMDSIGKEKKIKKKKKKQQKKNIDEDEEIEDDDEENMEEMEYDDITELENFCKKYNIDNEDSSSDENMDNGNDELLLDEDVQDGERTIDIDYVYNFLESINKKVRLNKVVKLLSIFEDALNLYHIEEIDDGYSKMENNNEKNDNINKEDNKTMKKKKNNKKRENNKKRNFRMNVDTSVYIIFNVLYNINNIFYNIMNDGNLNINIISLDDIKNNEIVESEFEKNEKDINKSDIIYDLENMSKYKNINRYKPCIIYFFNKIIIQLNKLKGCNDIFLNILKIIKRKEILRWAVILNYGKIFLKRISNLFIFSKKSEIYFLLYILIQNMFQLYNERKRILFTNLTKSKYENENNQIKNTYDMEKLLYGIYQHIFQIYITHYGPKSDNIINWNDIHFKENCLIELFTYLSHDVAYNIAFRYIQLIIQKIREEFKIVYDEKGNEKSKEKKKKYEQNKKTKYLYLEQLRLHTPQMIIILKFLMKITKQCDNLSILTYGLTTLIIGILKMKINNLRYLPLNLQLINFLIRIMEDKKKYIPLFSYLVCILNGLKNYKNNKNIPKDQKTRFLIENFDINSSIQIDDKLISDFSISYQIYDKIYVILFDYIGLIANHISFPEFFFAIENFLKKYYLECQVPTFKSQIKKLLTHAKTSIDIILNKRKYINIYTIHDKMTYFENEKLPLSTQRLSILENYENSYSEKIKAKLSGLENIKNDDTDDDSDLEKKQKTKKNKKKKNKKNKKNKKKRDNNSDDNESGAKENGKLNALSKEDKVEEFSLSSEDENAK, encoded by the coding sequence ATGACTGAAGTAGCAGTAGCAGATATTCCTTGCGAAGAGGTAGAGAAGGTTGGAgatgaaaagaaaaacgatgtagaaaatgatgatgtcgaagttaaaaaaaacaaaaataacaaaCTGAATAAGAAGAGAAAGATGGATTCTATAggaaaggaaaaaaaaattaagaaaaaaaaaaaaaaacaacaaaaaaaaaatatagacgAAGATGAAGAAATAGAAGATGATGATGAAGAGAACATGGAAGAAATGGAATATGATGATATTACAGAATTAGaaaatttttgtaaaaaatataatatagataatGAAGATAGTTCAagtgatgaaaatatggaCAATGGAAAtgatgaattattattagatGAAGATGTACAAGATGGTGAAAGAACAATTGATATAGattatgtttataattttttagaatcaattaataaaaaagttcGATTAAATAAAGTTGTTAAATTGTTATCCATTTTTGAGGATGCtctaaatttatatcatattgAAGAAATAGATGATGGGTATTccaaaatggaaaataataacgaaaaaaacgataacataaataaggaagataataaaactatgaaaaaaaaaaaaaataataaaaagcgAGAGAATAACAAGAAAAGAAACTTTCGAATGAATGTAGACACAtcagtatatataatattcaatGTGCTAtacaatattaataatatattttacaacaTCATGAATGATGGCAATTTAAAtatcaatattatatctcttgatgatataaaaaataatgaaatcgTTGAAAGtgaatttgaaaaaaatgaaaaagatataaacaaatcagatataatatatgatttagaaaatatgagtaaatataaaaatattaatcgTTATAAAccatgtattatatatttttttaataaaattataattcaattaaataaattaaaaggttgtaatgatatatttttaaatatattaaaaataataaaaagaaaagaaatattaagaTGGGctgtaatattaaattatggaaaaatatttttaaaaagaatttccaatttatttattttttcaaaaaaaagtgaaatctattttcttttatatatattaattcaaaatatgttccaattatataatgaaagaaaaagaattttatttacaaatttaacaaagagtaaatatgaaaatgaaaataatcaaataaaaaatacatatgatATGGAAAAGTTACTATACGGAATTTAtcaacatatttttcaaatttatataacacACTATGGACCTAAATcagataatataattaattggaatgatatacattttaaagaaaactgtttaattgaattatttacatatttatctCATGATgttgcatataatattgcCTTTCGATATATTCAACTAATTATACAAAAGATTAGAGAAGagtttaaaattgtatatgatgaaaaaggaaatgaaaaatcgaaagaaaaaaaaaaaaaatatgaacaaaataaaaaaacaaagtaTCTATATTTGGAACAGTTACGTCTTCATACACCTCAAATGattatcattttaaaattctTAATGAAGATTACAAAACAATGTGATAATTTAAGTATCTTAACATATGGCTTAACAACATTAATTATtggtatattaaaaatgaaaataaataatctgAGATATCTACCGTTGAATCTacaattaattaattttttaattcgtaTAAtggaagataaaaaaaaatatatcccattattttcttacttagtttgtatattaaatggattaaaaaattataaaaataataaaaatattccaaAAGATCAAAAAACACGATTTTTAATCgaaaattttgatataaattCGAGTATACAAATTgatgataaattaatttcaGATTTTTCTATATCTTATCagatatatgataaaatttatgtcatattatttgattatATTGGACTAATAGCAAATCATATTTCTTTCcctgaatttttttttgctattgaaaactttttaaaaaaatattacttAGAATGTCAAGTACCTACATTTAAATCTcagattaaaaaattgttaactCATGCAAAAACTTCAAtcgatattattttaaacaaaagaaaatatattaatatatatactatacaTGATAAAATGACATActttgaaaatgaaaaattaccACTATCAACTCAAAGACTATCTATAttagaaaattatgaaaatagcTATTccgaaaaaattaaagcaAAATTAAGTGGcttggaaaatataaagaatgaCGATACCGATGACGATAGTGActtggaaaaaaaacaaaaaacaaaaaaaaacaaaaaaaagaaaaataaaaaaaataagaaaaataagaaaaaacgTGACAATAACAGTGATGACAACGAATCAGGGGCAAAGGAAAACGGAAAGTTGAATGCCCTATCCAAGGAAGATAAAGTAGAAGAATTCTCATTATCTAGTGAAGATGAAAATGCTAAGTGA